One Dictyoglomus turgidum DSM 6724 DNA window includes the following coding sequences:
- a CDS encoding cellobiose 2-epimerase has product MDLKVLKSEIFEHLNNKIIPFWEELKDENNGGYISYVGFDLKPDPYAPKGLVLTSRILWFFSRLYNQLRKEEFINFADHSYKFLIKSFLDKENKGFYWMVDYKGEPIDKRKHLYGQAFVLYGLSEYYKATQKKESLDLALEIYKIIEEVCKNDVGYKEEFDEKWNPKENIIVSEYGIICERSMNTLLHILEAYTNLFTATYDQSIKKKIEDLIILFKEKIYDSKTNHLYVFFDKKMNPIIDAISYGHDIEATWLIDEALRYIDNNKLIKEMSEINLKIAEKVLEEAFESGSLLNERVRGIVDKNRIWWVQAEALVGFLNAYQKSKLDKFLKAVFELWEFIKDFLVDKRAQGEWFWKLDENYIPSPMPEVDLWKCPYHNGRMCLEVIKRI; this is encoded by the coding sequence ATGGATTTAAAAGTTTTAAAAAGTGAGATTTTTGAACATCTAAACAACAAAATAATCCCCTTCTGGGAAGAATTAAAGGACGAAAATAATGGAGGATACATAAGTTATGTGGGTTTTGATTTAAAACCCGACCCCTATGCTCCCAAAGGATTGGTCTTAACCTCAAGAATTTTATGGTTTTTCTCCAGACTTTACAATCAATTGAGAAAAGAGGAATTTATAAATTTTGCAGATCACTCATACAAATTTCTTATTAAAAGCTTTTTAGATAAGGAAAACAAAGGTTTTTACTGGATGGTAGATTACAAAGGAGAGCCTATAGACAAAAGAAAACATTTATACGGGCAAGCCTTTGTTCTCTATGGACTCTCGGAATACTATAAAGCCACTCAAAAAAAGGAAAGCCTTGATTTGGCTTTAGAGATTTACAAAATAATTGAAGAGGTATGTAAAAATGATGTAGGCTACAAAGAAGAATTTGATGAAAAATGGAATCCAAAAGAAAACATAATTGTGAGTGAATATGGAATTATATGTGAGAGGAGTATGAATACTCTACTTCATATTTTGGAAGCATATACAAACCTTTTTACTGCTACTTATGATCAAAGTATTAAAAAAAAGATAGAAGATTTAATAATACTTTTTAAAGAAAAGATCTACGATTCTAAGACTAATCATCTTTATGTATTTTTCGACAAAAAGATGAACCCCATTATAGATGCCATATCTTATGGACATGATATTGAAGCTACATGGTTAATAGATGAAGCCTTAAGATATATTGATAACAATAAATTAATAAAAGAAATGAGTGAGATAAACCTTAAAATAGCAGAAAAAGTATTAGAGGAAGCTTTTGAGAGCGGAAGCCTACTAAATGAAAGGGTAAGGGGAATAGTGGATAAAAACAGGATCTGGTGGGTTCAGGCAGAAGCCTTAGTGGGTTTCTTAAATGCATATCAAAAATCAAAATTAGATAAGTTCTTAAAAGCTGTTTTCGAACTTTGGGAATTTATAAAAGACTTTCTTGTAGATAAAAGAGCCCAAGGGGAATGGTTTTGGAAACTTGATGAAAACTATATTCCATCTCCTATGCCTGAGGTAGACTTATGGAAGTGCCCATATCACAATGGGAGAATGTGTCTTGAGGTAATAAAAAGGATTTAA
- a CDS encoding permease, translating into MGYKNFKLAIYCTAPFLNNTSIYSLENDLKFFQRYLHLDKVYLETHRGKEDVSREKLLEFKNFFESQGIKVSGGITTTIDLLDDPVHNLRIFHTFCYSKETLREKLKEIVEYTASIFDEIILDDFYFTSCACEDCVRAKGDRSWRDYRLSLMTEISQGYVVEPAKKLNPKVNIIVKYPNWIESYHENGYNPETQKDIFDEMYVGTETRDPRYTQQDLPRYLSYSLMRWFENVKQGRIKGGWFDSFECDLTQYLEQAHLTLFAKAKEITLFDFSSLRNTVYIPPLGFELERIDDMLSLLGNPVGVSFYHPFHSDGENHLEDYLGMMGIPFEPTPYFSYEESPVFITETSCGDKDIIEKLKNTLLRGNTVIITSGVLRKLSRRGIEELTSIRYTDGKAYLDFFAIDPAMTGFTKYIHSKEILFPILEYYTNSSWPLIVGIKGEKNFPILLKDFYGKGKLYVLNIPDNFSDLYNFPVDVLNEIRKVFMEKINIYLEGKEKIGLFLYDNNYAILESFLPYRTEVFLNYKDKRIKILLSPHTFKLINLSQ; encoded by the coding sequence ATGGGATATAAAAATTTTAAGCTTGCTATTTATTGTACTGCTCCCTTCTTAAATAACACATCTATTTATAGTCTGGAAAATGATTTGAAATTTTTTCAAAGGTATTTGCATTTGGATAAAGTTTATCTTGAAACCCATAGAGGGAAGGAGGATGTATCAAGAGAGAAATTACTTGAGTTTAAAAATTTTTTTGAGAGCCAAGGAATAAAAGTTTCGGGAGGTATTACTACTACTATTGATCTTTTGGATGATCCTGTACATAATTTGAGAATTTTTCATACTTTTTGCTATTCAAAAGAAACTTTAAGAGAGAAATTAAAAGAGATTGTTGAATACACTGCTAGCATATTTGATGAGATAATTCTTGATGATTTTTATTTTACCAGTTGCGCCTGTGAAGATTGTGTTAGGGCAAAGGGAGATAGATCTTGGAGAGACTATAGGCTTAGTTTGATGACTGAAATTTCCCAGGGATATGTGGTAGAGCCTGCGAAGAAATTAAATCCAAAGGTAAATATAATAGTAAAATATCCTAATTGGATAGAATCTTATCACGAAAATGGGTATAATCCAGAAACTCAGAAGGATATATTTGATGAAATGTATGTGGGTACTGAGACCAGGGATCCTAGGTATACTCAACAAGATCTGCCAAGATATCTAAGCTATTCTCTTATGAGATGGTTTGAGAATGTAAAGCAGGGAAGGATTAAAGGTGGTTGGTTTGATTCCTTTGAGTGTGATTTGACTCAGTATTTGGAACAAGCTCATTTAACTTTATTTGCCAAGGCAAAGGAGATTACTCTTTTTGATTTTAGCTCTTTGAGGAACACTGTATATATTCCTCCTTTAGGATTTGAATTAGAAAGGATTGATGATATGCTTTCTTTATTGGGCAATCCAGTAGGGGTTAGTTTTTATCATCCTTTTCACTCTGATGGAGAGAATCATTTAGAGGATTATCTTGGAATGATGGGAATTCCTTTTGAACCTACTCCTTACTTCTCCTATGAGGAAAGCCCTGTATTTATAACAGAGACTTCTTGTGGCGATAAAGATATAATAGAGAAGTTAAAAAATACACTCTTAAGGGGTAATACTGTCATAATCACTTCAGGAGTTTTAAGAAAACTTAGCAGAAGAGGGATTGAAGAACTTACCTCTATAAGGTACACTGACGGTAAAGCTTATTTAGACTTTTTTGCTATTGACCCAGCTATGACTGGCTTTACCAAGTATATTCATTCAAAGGAGATATTATTCCCGATTCTTGAGTATTATACTAATTCTTCTTGGCCCCTAATTGTGGGCATAAAGGGAGAAAAGAATTTTCCTATTCTTTTGAAAGATTTTTATGGGAAAGGGAAATTATATGTTTTAAATATACCCGATAATTTTTCTGACCTATATAATTTTCCTGTAGATGTTCTAAATGAGATAAGAAAAGTTTTTATGGAAAAGATAAATATATATCTTGAGGGGAAGGAAAAGATAGGGCTCTTCTTATATGATAATAATTATGCCATTCTTGAGTCTTTCTTACCCTATAGAACAGAAGTGTTCCTAAATTATAAAGATAAAAGGATTAAAATATTACTTAGTCCACACACTTTCAAACTGATAAACTTAAGTCAATGA
- a CDS encoding GIY-YIG nuclease family protein, which yields MLEVEEDIEVEVGSLGKLTFKKGIYLYVGSAQNNLEKRIKRHLSKDKKFHWHIDYLLANRKVKIVEVLYRELSKEWECKIAKSITGEIVSKFGASDCNCLSHLFKIDKSQIQFLRELRFKNLIIGETRL from the coding sequence GTGTTAGAAGTAGAGGAAGATATAGAGGTAGAAGTGGGAAGCCTTGGAAAACTAACCTTTAAAAAGGGGATATATTTATATGTTGGATCTGCACAAAATAATTTGGAAAAGAGGATAAAAAGACATTTATCAAAAGATAAGAAATTTCATTGGCATATTGATTATCTTTTGGCAAATAGAAAGGTAAAAATTGTTGAGGTTTTATATAGAGAGCTTAGCAAGGAGTGGGAATGTAAGATAGCAAAATCCATAACTGGTGAGATAGTGTCCAAGTTTGGAGCTTCCGATTGTAATTGTCTTTCTCATCTTTTTAAGATAGACAAAAGTCAGATACAATTTTTGAGAGAATTGAGATTTAAAAATCTTATTATAGGGGAGACAAGACTATGA
- a CDS encoding LysE family transporter, which produces MSLGIWGIFITSFLVGFSGASSPGPMLTMVLTQSSIKGWFESVKIVTGHAILEGILVILLLLGLQPFLQNQVFLKIFSFLGSLFLLYMGIGLFVSLLKNNIHIKNASSLKIPSILGGILVSFSNPYWLMWWITIGVSFLTQAKDYLIFGVLSFYFGHILSDYVWYAFIGLIGQGLSLPFWKRIYKVILYFASVFLIFFGIYFMRYVFVG; this is translated from the coding sequence ATGAGTTTGGGAATTTGGGGTATATTCATTACAAGTTTTCTTGTAGGTTTTTCAGGGGCATCTTCACCAGGTCCTATGCTTACCATGGTTCTTACTCAAAGTAGCATAAAAGGTTGGTTTGAGTCGGTAAAAATAGTTACTGGGCATGCTATTCTTGAAGGAATTCTTGTGATACTTCTTCTCTTAGGTTTACAGCCTTTTTTACAAAATCAGGTTTTTCTTAAGATTTTTTCTTTTCTTGGAAGCTTATTCCTTCTTTACATGGGAATAGGATTATTTGTCTCTCTTTTGAAAAATAATATTCATATTAAAAATGCATCTTCTTTAAAAATTCCAAGTATTCTCGGTGGTATTTTGGTTTCTTTTTCTAATCCCTACTGGCTTATGTGGTGGATTACTATTGGTGTTAGTTTTCTTACTCAAGCAAAAGATTATTTGATTTTCGGAGTTTTGAGTTTTTATTTTGGGCATATCCTTTCCGATTATGTATGGTATGCCTTTATCGGGCTTATAGGACAAGGTTTATCCCTTCCTTTTTGGAAAAGGATATACAAAGTTATTTTATACTTTGCTTCTGTGTTTTTAATATTCTTTGGAATCTATTTTATGCGGTATGTTTTTGTAGGCTAA
- a CDS encoding CapA family protein, whose translation MKEKNQGEKIFPLITFLIDLHSQENSLETISLSFVGDLFIQRQLFNSYYDPQRKTYYFPEEIFEDIREYINKDFSYIVIDTPVATNLCPPSGYPSYNAPIEILDTLKRVRFNIMITSGNHALDKGERGLIATIENIRKRDLYYVGTNSKKEESKKYLILEKNNIKIGVLAHTFSTNGIPLPKGKEYFVNLIDREKIKKDLSKVKNLCDFKIVYLHWGNIEYLDEVEEWQKRLAKEIINYGADLIVGSHPHAIKTYENIEGKWCFYALGNFFTDQYGVYRPEVKYGYILNLYLLKYKERVNIIKKDIIPIFIWRKSLGSKYEYKLLKAEKVKYLSNIDVKDKIYLKRVKKILRLEEEQI comes from the coding sequence ATTAAAGAAAAAAATCAAGGAGAAAAAATATTCCCATTAATTACCTTTCTTATTGACTTACACTCTCAAGAAAACTCCCTTGAGACCATAAGCCTATCCTTTGTAGGAGATCTTTTTATTCAAAGACAATTATTCAATTCATATTATGATCCCCAAAGGAAAACTTATTATTTCCCAGAAGAAATATTTGAAGATATAAGAGAATACATAAACAAAGATTTTTCCTATATTGTCATTGATACTCCTGTGGCCACCAATCTTTGTCCTCCCTCAGGATACCCCTCATATAATGCTCCTATAGAGATTCTGGACACTTTAAAAAGGGTTCGATTTAACATAATGATCACTTCAGGAAATCATGCCTTAGATAAAGGAGAAAGAGGACTTATTGCTACTATAGAAAATATAAGAAAAAGAGATTTATATTATGTAGGAACAAATAGTAAAAAAGAGGAAAGTAAAAAGTATCTCATCTTAGAGAAAAATAATATAAAAATTGGAGTCCTTGCACATACTTTTAGCACAAATGGTATTCCTTTACCCAAAGGTAAGGAATACTTCGTTAATCTAATAGATAGAGAGAAAATCAAAAAAGATCTTAGTAAGGTAAAAAATCTCTGTGATTTCAAAATAGTTTACCTACATTGGGGGAATATAGAGTATTTAGACGAAGTAGAAGAATGGCAAAAAAGACTTGCAAAAGAAATTATAAACTATGGTGCAGATCTTATAGTAGGAAGCCACCCTCACGCCATTAAAACCTATGAAAACATAGAGGGAAAATGGTGTTTCTATGCTCTCGGCAACTTTTTTACTGACCAATATGGGGTATATAGACCGGAGGTAAAATACGGGTATATATTAAACCTTTACCTTTTAAAATACAAAGAGAGAGTAAACATTATTAAAAAAGATATAATCCCCATATTCATTTGGAGAAAAAGTTTAGGAAGTAAATATGAATACAAGCTTTTAAAGGCAGAGAAGGTTAAATACTTATCAAATATTGATGTTAAGGATAAAATATACTTAAAAAGGGTAAAGAAAATTCTTAGATTAGAGGAGGAACAAATATGA
- a CDS encoding glycosidase, producing MVFTKGDVINVIGFNDFLTPVINYWEEEGYRVEISYDYRIRNKDYKLYLVIDTPKAQVPWRILLEELKEVKGKVLFLNYPRAYKMPDHPLWKHQWDGIIAFFWEEYLPKNIYLVNFPSYPVVEKQVTVSREKFRIPENKKAILVIADYSFENILLQLSELKRKQDFYFMVFVSTAEREVLVKRFIEKQGIDVNSITLGGVWYDELQLISAVDLVIIDGGKDVEPFHVYKLIGCRTPVIVKDKIFTNFLYNEVIKFDGKEKTEIKGITRTELSTGVMKFRNKEELFYKIDLIFTNDYFRNLILGTSRAFAYAHSPERVGSQFIFIFRDVLNPPLYISSKKAIRYMNNPLFKARPKVYINVGRKKVAWEKLVYNAGAIRIKGTTYVLYRALGEDGVSRIGLWWSRDGYTQEGRLDYPIFGPKESYEMPKNPEQRRRFHKRTFGMIREVGGTEDPRLSLIDNNLYMTYTAYGDVVQLALAKIPVEVFLKGVKSFRSYEEWNNAWIRNGPIFKYLEDKDAVLYLVDERQEEYSNGKRVEDDFVNIFPELLEKKIALIHRIPPDMQILYTDELKRKSIKVGRTFLMPTPKFWDSIKIGAGAPPLKTKYGWLHIYHGVGDWMGKKAYGLGVVLTPLDDPEKIIYRSAEPILQPEEIYEVEGWVPNVVFTCGVVPKNKDSTETLDLNDEILIYYGGADEVMALAEIKVGDLLPEDIIAKTY from the coding sequence ATGGTTTTTACAAAAGGCGATGTAATAAATGTGATAGGATTTAATGATTTCCTAACTCCAGTTATAAATTACTGGGAAGAGGAAGGATATAGGGTGGAAATATCCTACGATTATAGAATTAGAAATAAGGATTACAAATTGTATCTTGTCATAGACACTCCTAAGGCTCAGGTACCATGGAGGATCCTCTTAGAAGAATTAAAAGAAGTAAAGGGTAAAGTATTATTTTTGAATTATCCAAGAGCTTACAAAATGCCTGATCATCCCCTTTGGAAACATCAATGGGATGGGATTATTGCTTTCTTCTGGGAAGAATATCTACCAAAAAACATCTACCTTGTTAACTTTCCATCGTATCCAGTAGTAGAGAAGCAGGTTACAGTATCTAGAGAAAAGTTTAGAATTCCAGAGAATAAAAAGGCAATTCTTGTCATAGCTGATTATAGTTTTGAAAATATTCTTTTACAACTCTCTGAATTAAAGAGAAAGCAAGATTTTTACTTTATGGTTTTTGTGTCCACAGCGGAGAGGGAAGTCCTCGTTAAAAGATTTATTGAAAAGCAGGGTATTGATGTAAATAGTATAACCCTTGGAGGAGTATGGTATGATGAATTACAACTCATATCTGCTGTAGATCTTGTGATTATTGATGGAGGAAAAGATGTGGAGCCCTTTCACGTATATAAGCTTATAGGTTGTAGAACTCCTGTGATAGTTAAAGACAAGATTTTTACAAATTTTCTATATAACGAAGTTATAAAATTTGATGGTAAGGAGAAGACAGAAATTAAAGGAATTACTCGTACAGAACTCAGTACAGGTGTGATGAAGTTTAGAAATAAGGAGGAGTTATTTTATAAGATAGACCTTATTTTTACTAATGACTATTTTAGAAATCTAATCCTTGGGACTTCTCGGGCTTTTGCTTATGCTCATTCTCCTGAGAGGGTGGGAAGTCAGTTCATATTTATATTTAGAGATGTACTTAATCCTCCTCTTTATATCTCTTCTAAAAAGGCTATAAGATATATGAATAATCCTCTATTTAAAGCAAGACCAAAAGTTTATATTAATGTGGGAAGGAAAAAAGTGGCTTGGGAAAAATTAGTTTATAATGCTGGAGCTATAAGAATAAAAGGGACTACTTATGTTTTATACAGAGCCTTAGGAGAGGATGGGGTTTCCAGGATTGGCCTATGGTGGTCAAGGGATGGATATACTCAGGAGGGGAGATTGGATTATCCCATATTTGGACCTAAGGAAAGCTATGAGATGCCTAAAAATCCTGAGCAAAGGAGAAGATTTCATAAAAGGACTTTTGGAATGATAAGAGAGGTTGGGGGAACTGAGGACCCAAGATTGAGCTTGATAGACAACAATTTGTATATGACCTATACTGCATATGGGGATGTGGTACAACTTGCGCTTGCCAAGATTCCTGTTGAGGTGTTTTTAAAAGGAGTAAAAAGTTTTAGAAGTTATGAGGAATGGAATAATGCATGGATTAGGAATGGACCAATTTTTAAATATTTAGAAGATAAAGATGCGGTTTTATATTTGGTAGATGAAAGGCAGGAAGAATATTCAAATGGGAAGAGAGTAGAGGATGATTTTGTGAACATCTTTCCTGAACTTTTAGAAAAGAAGATTGCTCTTATTCATAGAATTCCTCCTGATATGCAGATTCTTTACACTGATGAATTGAAGAGAAAAAGTATTAAAGTAGGAAGAACTTTTTTAATGCCAACTCCTAAATTTTGGGATAGTATAAAGATTGGTGCAGGAGCTCCTCCTTTGAAGACAAAATATGGTTGGCTTCATATTTATCATGGGGTAGGAGATTGGATGGGTAAAAAGGCATATGGTTTGGGAGTGGTTTTGACTCCTCTTGATGATCCAGAAAAAATTATATATAGATCTGCAGAGCCCATTCTTCAACCTGAGGAAATTTATGAAGTTGAAGGATGGGTTCCTAATGTAGTGTTTACCTGTGGAGTAGTTCCAAAGAATAAAGATTCCACTGAAACTCTTGATTTAAATGACGAAATACTTATCTATTATGGTGGTGCCGATGAAGTGATGGCTCTTGCCGAGATTAAGGTTGGAGATTTACTGCCTGAGGATATCATAGCTAAGACTTATTAG
- a CDS encoding biotin transporter BioY: MKVRQIPYLALGLALLILGSYLSFYLPFTQIPFTLQVFFLFLITLYFSPVETFFIVFAYLLLGGIGLPVFAGGKGGLNALFGPTGGYLFGFLIGGIIISMVKKYSEILALFLGILIIYLTGSIWLSNSLKISYYKALITGVLPFIPYDFAKALISYLIWQRLKKQLKTNKS, translated from the coding sequence ATGAAGGTAAGACAAATTCCCTACCTTGCTTTGGGACTTGCCTTATTAATTCTAGGAAGTTATCTAAGCTTTTATCTTCCATTTACTCAAATTCCCTTCACTTTACAAGTATTTTTTCTTTTCCTTATTACCCTATATTTTTCTCCAGTAGAAACCTTTTTTATCGTATTTGCATACTTACTTCTTGGAGGAATTGGTCTCCCAGTTTTTGCAGGAGGAAAAGGAGGTCTAAATGCACTTTTTGGACCTACCGGAGGATACCTCTTTGGATTCCTAATTGGAGGAATTATTATTTCTATGGTTAAAAAATACTCTGAGATCCTTGCCCTATTTTTAGGTATTCTTATAATATATCTAACTGGCAGTATATGGCTTTCCAACTCACTAAAAATAAGTTATTATAAAGCCCTAATTACAGGAGTACTCCCATTTATACCTTATGACTTTGCAAAGGCTTTAATCTCCTATCTTATATGGCAGAGATTAAAGAAACAATTAAAAACTAATAAGTCTTAG
- a CDS encoding PspC domain-containing protein: MEKKLYRSRKNRVILGVCGGIAEYLNIDPTIVRLIFIFLLIPFNFTLIILYFLSAFVIPEEPENIERKDDTITPSGPAQHL; encoded by the coding sequence ATGGAGAAAAAGCTGTATAGAAGTAGGAAGAACAGAGTCATTTTAGGAGTTTGTGGAGGAATAGCGGAATATTTAAATATTGATCCTACAATAGTTAGGCTTATTTTTATTTTTCTTCTCATACCCTTTAATTTTACTCTAATAATATTATATTTCCTTTCAGCCTTTGTTATTCCTGAAGAGCCTGAAAACATAGAGAGAAAAGACGATACTATAACACCTTCGGGTCCAGCGCAACATCTATAA
- a CDS encoding PspC domain-containing protein — translation MEKKLYKSKKDRIFLGVCGGIGEYLGIDPVLIRLIFIFSILFLGPLSVLLYIICALVIPEEPEYSEPRSYRSDGELLGWLFLAIGVYFLGRTFGIFHVSFGLMLALLFIFLGILLLFKK, via the coding sequence ATGGAAAAAAAACTTTATAAAAGTAAAAAAGATAGGATTTTTTTAGGAGTTTGTGGAGGAATAGGTGAATATTTGGGTATAGACCCTGTTTTAATAAGACTTATTTTTATATTTTCAATTCTTTTTTTAGGTCCTTTAAGTGTTCTTCTTTATATTATTTGTGCTCTTGTTATTCCTGAAGAGCCTGAATATAGTGAACCTCGCTCTTATAGGAGTGATGGAGAACTTTTGGGATGGTTATTTCTTGCTATTGGAGTTTATTTTCTAGGAAGGACTTTTGGGATTTTTCATGTCTCTTTTGGTTTAATGCTTGCTTTACTTTTTATCTTTTTGGGTATTTTACTTCTTTTTAAAAAATAA
- a CDS encoding LiaF transmembrane domain-containing protein, with protein MKRRISLLGIFLILSGLLLLLSELRVIHFYWKDLLMLWPLIFIFWGLDLLIGEKRWGSWVTILIIFLLVFFIVFLSTYGRPFFRGRGHDFYYKEWRYPFKENVKVLNLDISTGIRSVILEGVKNKEDLIYIKSNSDFYINKIKEEEQNGELSLSLKIENKELEFGFFYMSNADQINLNISSDIFLNLNFERGVGNAVLNMKNFKLRNLSVKGGVGNLKVYLPKFSCYVEVEGGVGSIEVYIPENVILDLSTEAGIGRISVDKNIEQGKGGEKEIIHLRVRSGIGNIKILSEKKEVI; from the coding sequence ATGAAAAGACGAATCTCTTTATTAGGTATTTTTCTAATTCTGAGCGGGTTATTATTACTTTTATCAGAATTGAGAGTGATCCATTTTTACTGGAAAGATCTTCTTATGCTGTGGCCCTTAATTTTCATCTTTTGGGGACTTGATTTGCTTATTGGAGAAAAAAGATGGGGAAGCTGGGTGACCATTTTAATTATTTTCCTATTAGTCTTTTTCATTGTATTTTTATCTACTTATGGAAGGCCCTTTTTTAGAGGTAGAGGACACGATTTTTACTATAAGGAATGGAGATATCCTTTTAAAGAGAATGTAAAGGTACTTAATTTAGATATTTCTACTGGGATAAGAAGTGTGATATTAGAAGGGGTGAAAAATAAAGAAGATTTAATCTACATAAAATCTAATTCAGATTTTTATATTAATAAAATAAAGGAAGAAGAGCAAAATGGGGAATTAAGTCTTTCTTTAAAAATTGAGAATAAAGAATTGGAATTTGGCTTCTTTTATATGTCAAATGCAGATCAAATTAATCTTAATATTTCGTCTGATATCTTTCTTAACTTAAATTTTGAGAGAGGAGTGGGAAATGCAGTTTTGAATATGAAAAATTTTAAATTAAGAAATTTGTCAGTTAAAGGTGGAGTTGGAAATTTAAAAGTATATCTACCAAAATTCTCTTGTTATGTGGAAGTAGAAGGCGGAGTAGGTAGTATAGAAGTATACATACCTGAAAATGTGATTTTAGATCTTTCCACAGAAGCAGGAATAGGAAGAATCTCTGTGGATAAAAACATAGAACAGGGAAAGGGTGGAGAAAAGGAGATAATACATTTGCGGGTAAGGTCAGGAATAGGGAATATAAAAATTCTTTCTGAAAAGAAAGAAGTAATTTAA
- a CDS encoding LacI family DNA-binding transcriptional regulator — translation MRKVKINIRDIARLANVSVATVSRVINGSPNVSEKTRKKVLKIIQEYDYHPSAFAQKLSKARTQIVALLIPYERGFILSDAFFPPLIKGMTEVFDKKEYNIMLSMIESPYIPQKYVSLYKRGIVDGYILANVKKDDPFPEILYEENIPFVSVGRVSSKLKKYPYVDTDNVKGAFEATTYFLEKGHKRIALLKGNSNYNFIQDRYEGYILALKKYGIKPDPKLIVEDTLTIDGGYKAMKKLLKINNPPTAVLACSDYMAIGAMDAILEEKWEIPEDVAIIGFDDLYIDGKIEPPLASVRQEIEEMGKEAAKLFLHILDNPIDFEPIILPATFIWRRSAG, via the coding sequence TTGAGAAAGGTTAAGATTAATATAAGAGATATAGCAAGACTTGCTAATGTGTCTGTAGCTACAGTCTCAAGGGTTATTAATGGTAGTCCTAATGTAAGTGAAAAAACAAGGAAAAAAGTACTGAAAATTATTCAGGAGTACGACTACCATCCCAGTGCTTTTGCTCAAAAATTATCTAAGGCAAGAACTCAAATTGTAGCCCTTTTAATTCCTTATGAAAGAGGCTTTATATTATCAGATGCCTTCTTCCCACCATTAATAAAGGGTATGACTGAGGTTTTTGACAAAAAAGAATACAATATTATGTTATCAATGATTGAATCTCCTTACATACCACAAAAATATGTCTCTCTATACAAAAGAGGAATTGTAGATGGATATATCTTAGCAAACGTGAAAAAAGATGATCCTTTTCCAGAAATTCTCTATGAAGAAAATATTCCCTTTGTAAGCGTGGGAAGAGTATCATCAAAGCTTAAGAAATATCCTTACGTAGACACTGACAATGTAAAAGGTGCCTTTGAAGCTACTACTTATTTCTTAGAGAAAGGACATAAGAGAATAGCTCTATTGAAAGGAAATAGTAACTATAACTTTATTCAAGATAGATATGAAGGCTACATACTTGCTCTTAAAAAATATGGAATAAAACCAGATCCTAAATTAATAGTAGAAGATACCCTTACTATAGATGGTGGCTATAAAGCCATGAAAAAGTTATTAAAAATAAATAATCCTCCTACGGCAGTTCTTGCCTGCAGCGATTACATGGCCATAGGAGCAATGGATGCTATCTTGGAAGAAAAATGGGAAATCCCAGAAGATGTTGCTATAATTGGATTTGATGATCTATATATTGATGGGAAAATAGAACCACCTCTTGCCTCGGTAAGACAAGAAATAGAAGAAATGGGAAAAGAAGCAGCAAAACTTTTTCTGCATATTCTTGACAACCCTATAGACTTTGAACCCATAATCCTTCCTGCTACCTTTATATGGAGAAGATCAGCAGGATAA